One genomic segment of Paraburkholderia aromaticivorans includes these proteins:
- a CDS encoding substrate-binding domain-containing protein, producing MKQHRGSSIALASVMAAAVACLASSGAYAQCVTSLPTGSIGPKTIVGQGPNGEKAASVDAVKLTDADIAKIKAGKFKVGISMQTMNLDWSQLQVQGITDTLKKYGVEVIGTASAEYQVDKQIADIENTIQRHPDGIISIPVDGTATAATYKKVSAAGIKLVFMDNVPTGLKHPEQYAAMISADSEGNGQIAAKVLASCVPQGATVGLVNFGVDYFSTTERTKAVNDWLKKNRPDIKIKQVAFTDPSKVGQIAGDFLTGNPDVKGLFAVWDQPALDTLTSMRAQGVTIPMTTVDLGLQSAIEIAKGGPLKATGSQRPYDQGVAEAMAMMKALIGQTPPAWIGVQSLPVVQSNVLESYKTVFKKDPPPQLADACKKAKPACG from the coding sequence ATGAAACAACATCGTGGTTCGAGCATAGCGTTAGCCAGTGTCATGGCGGCGGCCGTCGCATGTCTGGCTTCCTCGGGCGCTTACGCGCAATGTGTGACCAGTTTGCCCACCGGATCGATCGGCCCGAAGACGATTGTCGGGCAAGGGCCGAACGGCGAAAAAGCCGCCTCGGTGGATGCCGTGAAGTTGACCGACGCCGACATCGCCAAAATCAAAGCCGGCAAATTCAAGGTCGGCATTTCCATGCAGACCATGAATCTCGACTGGTCGCAACTGCAGGTGCAAGGCATTACCGATACGCTGAAAAAGTACGGCGTGGAAGTGATCGGCACGGCCTCGGCCGAATATCAGGTCGACAAGCAGATCGCCGATATCGAGAACACGATCCAGCGCCATCCGGACGGCATTATCTCCATTCCGGTCGACGGCACGGCCACGGCCGCCACCTACAAGAAAGTGTCCGCGGCCGGCATCAAGCTCGTGTTCATGGACAACGTGCCGACCGGCCTGAAACATCCGGAGCAATACGCCGCGATGATCTCGGCGGACAGCGAAGGCAATGGCCAGATCGCGGCGAAAGTGCTCGCCTCGTGCGTGCCGCAAGGCGCGACGGTCGGCCTTGTGAATTTCGGCGTGGACTACTTCAGCACGACCGAGCGCACCAAGGCCGTCAACGACTGGCTGAAGAAGAATCGTCCGGACATCAAGATCAAGCAGGTCGCCTTCACGGACCCGTCGAAAGTCGGACAGATCGCGGGCGACTTCCTGACCGGCAATCCCGATGTGAAGGGTCTCTTCGCCGTCTGGGATCAACCGGCGCTGGACACGCTCACGTCGATGCGCGCGCAAGGCGTGACGATTCCCATGACCACGGTCGACCTCGGCCTGCAATCCGCGATCGAAATCGCCAAGGGTGGGCCGCTGAAGGCCACCGGCTCACAGCGCCCGTACGACCAGGGCGTCGCCGAGGCGATGGCGATGATGAAGGCGCTGATCGGCCAGACGCCGCCGGCATGGATCGGTGTGCAGTCGTTGCCGGTGGTTCAGTCGAACGTGCTCGAATCGTATAAGACGGTGTTCAAGAAAGACCCGCCGCCCCAGCTTGCCGATGCCTGCAAGAAGGCCAAGCCGGCTTGCGGTTGA
- a CDS encoding DUF4148 domain-containing protein codes for MKLLTAFAVAALSLTFGASAFAQTSTSGLTRAEVVAQLQQAQAEGLLPTTDGDYPPTAAEVARNREIYAIQHGTHEAGAVRTAGTAGTAPAL; via the coding sequence ATGAAATTGCTTACCGCTTTTGCCGTCGCCGCATTGAGCTTGACGTTCGGCGCCAGCGCTTTTGCGCAAACCAGCACGTCAGGGCTGACGCGCGCGGAGGTGGTGGCTCAGTTGCAGCAGGCACAGGCCGAAGGCCTCTTGCCGACAACCGACGGCGACTATCCGCCGACGGCTGCCGAAGTGGCGCGCAATCGTGAAATCTATGCGATCCAGCACGGCACGCATGAGGCCGGCGCGGTTCGCACGGCGGGGACGGCCGGGACCGCCCCGGCGCTATGA